The genome window AACGAGCGCTTTACAACGAGGTTGTTTCAGGATATTGAGCAGATGTACGCTTAGATGTTGGGAGGGAGTCTCAGACTGCGCGGGGAGATTCCTCCGGTAACCTTCACTCGCAAGGGAATGTGTATGGACCGCAAACTATATGTGACATTATTCGTTCTTTTCATGACCTGCCTCTTTCTTTACCTTGTCTATGTCATTCTTTCGCCGTTTCTGAATGCGCTGGGCTGGGCTGGAGTCATCTGGACCGTTACCATCCCGCTCCACGCCAGGCTGCTGCAACGCTGCAAAGGCCGGGAAATAACCGCAGCCGCGCTGATGACCACGGTGGTTGTCCTTACACTGATCATCCCCATTATGATTCTGGGCATCTCTCTGACGCAGGAGACAGCAGCAGCCTATTCCTATCTCGAAAGCGCTGCCCAGGGCTCTCGCCTGCTCGAATTTCAGGACCTGTTGAACCACCCGTTGGTCGGCCCCTGGCTGAAACGGATTATGCCAATGATCCAGCCTGTCAGCCAGGAGATGGATACCATGCTGCTGGATGCCGTAAAGCGAGGGGTTTCCTCCCTGCTCAACTACTCCACTGGCATCCTGAAAAACTTTTTCGGCTTTTTCATCAACATGGTCCTGATGGTGATCACGCTGTTTTTCCTCTACAAGGACGGTCGGCGGATGCAGGAAGGATTCTGGCGGGTTGTTGCCATCAGCGAAAATAATCGACAGATCATAATCGCCACGATCAAGCGTGTCGTGAGAGCCGTGATGTACGGCATCTTTCTCACTTGCCTGGTGCAGGGAGCGCTGGGGGGGCTCGGTTTCTGGGTCGCCGGGTTACCGTCGCCGTTTCTCTTTGGCGCTTTGATGGCGATCTGTGCCCTGGTCCCCCTGGTCGGAACGGCCCTGGTCTGGCTGCCCGGTGCCGGATACCTGCTGCTCCACGGCGAAATTCTGAAGGGGGTGTTGTTGATCGCCTGGGGGGTTCTGGTGGTCGGTTCCATCGACAATTTCATCAGGCCGCTCTTCATCAGCGGCAAGGCCCAGCTCCCCATCCTGGTGATAGCCCTCGGCGCCCTGGGCGGCCTCCTGGCATTCGGGCTTCTGGGTGTAATGATAGGACCGATCATCCTGGCCATGATCATCGTTTTCTTCGACCTATACCAGTCTGAAGGCCCGCTGAACAAGGGGACTGAAAACGGCTGACGTCTGTGGAGCGCCTGTATACGCAAGGCGGGACGATCATACCACGGCACATAGTCGGCAAGGCCGACCGTTATCGGGAAACGGGTTGAAAAATTGCCTTGACAACCGACCCGATGATTATTATTGTTTCGATATCGTAAAGGGGAGTAGTTATCGGCCACCGACAAGGCCGACCCGGTTTCCGTCAAGACGGCCGCAAGGCCCGGAACCGGGGCAGAAATCTGCCAACAAGACCTTTATCCAGGCAACAGTGCCGCGGGTAAAGGTCTTTTTTTTTACCCCGGCGATTACCAGAACGTTGGAGGTAGACACCATGAATCAACTCAAGACAACCCTTCTCCTTTCACTGCTCACCGTGCTGATGGTCCTGATGGGGAGCGCCATCGGCGGCAAGACCGGCATGGTCTTCGCCTTCTGCATGGCACTCGCCATGAACTTCTTCTCCTACTGGTTCTCCGACAAGATCGTCCTGAAGATGTACGGCGCCCAGGAGATCGGCGAAAACGACCATCCCGCTTTCTACGGCATGATTCGCCGCCTGGCGTTGCAGGCCGGCCTCCCCATGCCGAAGGTCTACATCGTCCCTTCGGAGAGCCCCAACGCCTTTGCCACCGGACGCAACCCGGATCATGCCGCGGTCGCCGCCACCGAGGGGATCCTGCGCATCCTCTCCCCGGAGGAGTTGGAAGGGGTCATGGCCCATGAATTGGCCCACGTCAAGAACCGTGACATCCTCGTCTCCACCATTGCCGCCACCTTTGCCGGCGCCATCTCCATGCTCGGCAACATGCTGCAGTGGGGGGCCATGCTCGGTGCCGGCCGGAGCGACGAAGATGGCGAGGGAGCAGGCGGACTGATCGGTTCGCTGGCCATGGCGATCATTGCCCCGATTGCTGCCATGCTGATCCAGATGGCGGTCTCCCGCTCCCGCGAATACCTGGCCGACGAAAGCGGCGCCCGCATCTGCGGCCAGCCCCTGGCCCTGGCAAACGCCCTGCGCAAGCTCCACACGGCCTCGCAGATGATCCCGATGCAGGAAGCGCGCCCCGCATCGGCGCACCTCTTCATCGTCAACCCGCTCACCGGCGGCAGCCTCATGTCCCTCTTCTCCACCCATCCCCCCATGGAGGAGCGGATCGCCCGGCTGGAAGCGATGAGCCCCC of Geobacter sp. contains these proteins:
- a CDS encoding AI-2E family transporter translates to MDRKLYVTLFVLFMTCLFLYLVYVILSPFLNALGWAGVIWTVTIPLHARLLQRCKGREITAAALMTTVVVLTLIIPIMILGISLTQETAAAYSYLESAAQGSRLLEFQDLLNHPLVGPWLKRIMPMIQPVSQEMDTMLLDAVKRGVSSLLNYSTGILKNFFGFFINMVLMVITLFFLYKDGRRMQEGFWRVVAISENNRQIIIATIKRVVRAVMYGIFLTCLVQGALGGLGFWVAGLPSPFLFGALMAICALVPLVGTALVWLPGAGYLLLHGEILKGVLLIAWGVLVVGSIDNFIRPLFISGKAQLPILVIALGALGGLLAFGLLGVMIGPIILAMIIVFFDLYQSEGPLNKGTENG
- the htpX gene encoding zinc metalloprotease HtpX, translated to MNQLKTTLLLSLLTVLMVLMGSAIGGKTGMVFAFCMALAMNFFSYWFSDKIVLKMYGAQEIGENDHPAFYGMIRRLALQAGLPMPKVYIVPSESPNAFATGRNPDHAAVAATEGILRILSPEELEGVMAHELAHVKNRDILVSTIAATFAGAISMLGNMLQWGAMLGAGRSDEDGEGAGGLIGSLAMAIIAPIAAMLIQMAVSRSREYLADESGARICGQPLALANALRKLHTASQMIPMQEARPASAHLFIVNPLTGGSLMSLFSTHPPMEERIARLEAMSPR